The Desulfuromonas versatilis genome has a segment encoding these proteins:
- a CDS encoding CHAD domain-containing protein → MPETGTDTHSARLAPQMPAAEAVRGILRRLLEALEAREAGTRAGRDPEELHDFRVAVRRIRSALGRLKGALPTAAREEFAPEFAWLGAATGPPRDMDVYLLKFPAYRDSLPAEVRDDLEPLRRFLLERQGAEQAGLVEVLDSQRYRRLKERWREFLTAPAAAEPPGGQRPLGEVADRRLRKSLRRVLEQGAAIDDDSPAENLHELRKSCKKLRYLLEFFQDLYPAGEAGRFIKALKGLQDNLGDFQDLEVQAAALREFSVRMAEQGQAPPATLLAMGMLIEGLRQRQQQARQQFAERFTAFAGAENRRLAKRLVAGHTSAATATAAKEKTMGSCLKGESENKLKEGAYQCGKCGAVSKKKDHLCKPDKLSKKDVKKVEGKDRKKKKED, encoded by the coding sequence ATGCCCGAAACCGGCACCGACACCCACAGCGCCCGGCTGGCACCGCAGATGCCCGCGGCCGAGGCGGTCCGCGGCATCCTTCGCAGGCTGCTCGAGGCCCTGGAGGCCAGGGAGGCGGGGACCCGCGCCGGCCGCGACCCCGAAGAGCTCCACGACTTTCGCGTCGCGGTGCGCCGCATCCGCTCGGCCCTGGGGCGGCTCAAGGGGGCCCTGCCCACCGCGGCCCGGGAGGAATTCGCCCCGGAATTCGCCTGGCTCGGCGCGGCCACGGGGCCGCCCCGCGACATGGACGTCTACCTCCTCAAGTTCCCCGCCTACCGTGACAGCCTCCCCGCGGAAGTGCGCGACGACCTGGAGCCGCTGCGCCGCTTCCTGCTGGAGCGGCAGGGGGCCGAACAGGCCGGCCTGGTCGAGGTGCTCGATTCGCAGCGCTACCGCCGGCTCAAGGAGCGCTGGCGGGAGTTTCTCACCGCGCCCGCCGCCGCCGAACCGCCCGGGGGGCAGCGCCCCCTCGGGGAGGTCGCCGACCGCCGCCTCCGCAAGAGCCTGCGCCGGGTCCTCGAGCAGGGGGCGGCCATCGACGACGACTCGCCGGCCGAAAACCTGCACGAGCTGCGCAAGAGCTGCAAAAAGCTGCGCTACCTGCTGGAATTTTTTCAGGATCTCTATCCCGCCGGGGAGGCGGGCCGGTTCATCAAGGCGCTCAAGGGGCTGCAGGACAACCTCGGCGACTTCCAGGACCTGGAGGTGCAGGCGGCGGCGCTGCGCGAGTTCAGCGTGCGGATGGCCGAACAGGGCCAGGCCCCGCCCGCCACGCTGCTGGCCATGGGGATGCTCATCGAGGGGCTGCGCCAGCGCCAGCAGCAGGCCCGGCAGCAGTTCGCCGAGCGCTTCACCGCCTTTGCGGGCGCCGAAAACCGGCGGCTTGCCAAACGCCTGGTTGCCGGGCATACTTCTGCGGCAACCGCAACAGCCGCAAAGGAGAAAACCATGGGCAGCTGCCTGAAAGGTGAATCGGAAAACAAACTTAAGGAAGGCGCCTATCAGTGCGGGAAGTGCGGGGCGGTCTCGAAGAAAAAAGACCACCTCTGCAAGCCGGACAAGCTCTCGAAAAAGGATGTGAAAAAGGTCGAGGGCAAGGACAGGAAGAAAAAGAAGGAGGATTAG